Below is a genomic region from Ferribacterium limneticum.
ATCATCCATGGCCCGTTGTACCAGGAGCTCGAATACCAGCGATCAGTCTCGAACACCCAGTACAGGCCGTCGTAGAAGAAATAGTTCGAATTCAGGCCGGAGGCGTAATAAACCGGGTAACCCGGCACGCGGACCAGATTCGGATAGGTCGACAGGCTGATGCTGATGTTATCGGTCTGGAAACCAAAGCCGAAGCTGACCTGAGCCGGCGCCGGAACGGCAAAATGGAGCAATATCCCCAGGACAATCAGTTGTTTGCGCATTGTCTTCCTCCGTTTTGGTGAATGGCACCAGCGAGGCTGCTCATTGCCAGCCTTTAGCCGATAAAAAAGCGCCCGAAGGCGCCGATTTCCTGCTCACTTGAATTTCGACTGGGCGTCGGTCAGGCCGGTCTTCAGGTCGTCCCACATCTTGTCGGCGGCTATCCTGACCTGATCCCAGGCTTCGCCGCTCGCCTTGCTGAGTTCCTTCATCTTGTCGGCGACGGCGTGCTGCTTGGCGCGCAAGGCCTGAATCTCTTCCGCCCGCATGATTTTCATATCGGCTGTGAAGTTGTCCATCTTGGCTTCCAGCAGATTGACCTGAGCGCTCCACTCCTTGAGTTGGGCGCTCATCTTTTCCTTGTATTCCTTGTGCAGCTCCATGATTTTCTCCTTCGATGCTGTTGGGCAGCTCGACCTTATTTGGCCGACGTGACGACGAGTTGGTTGGTGACATCCCGGACGCCGCCGATCGCCATTGCGCGGGCCTTGGCCTTGTCGCTGTTGGCTTTCGAATCGACCGTGCCGGTCAGGGTGACGACACCCTTGACGGTGTCGACACTGATTTGCAGCGACTTCAGGCCGGGTTCGCCGAGAAGTTCGGCTTTGACCTTGGCGGTGATTTCGGTGTCATCGAAAGCCTGAGCGCTTTTGGCGCCTTGTTCGGTCATCTTGTTCTCTAGCTTGTCTACGGTCTCGCCGACCTTCTTGCCGGTGTCGCTGGCCGCCTGGTCCATTTTCTTGCCGGCCTGTTCGGCCGGTCCGGGCTTGTCGCAAGCGCTCAGCCCGATGGCCAGGAGCAGCGAAATGGCGATGAAGGTGGTTTTGCTTTGCATCATGTGGTGATTTCTCCAGTGTGGTGGTGCAGTTCTAGATTTTGCCGAGCACGAGCAGGACGAGCAGGATCAGCAGGAGCAGTCCGATGCCACCGCTCGGTGCGTAACCCCAGCCCCGGCTGTGCGGCCAGCTTGGAATGGCGCCGATCAATAACAGGACCAGAACGATTAGCAGAATGGTTCCCAGAGACATTTCTTTTCTCCTAAAAATTGCAGGGCATCAACAGTCAATGCCGTACTGATCATGTTACGGAGGCCATGACAAAGTTCTGTTCGCCAGCGCACAGACCCGGCATACGGGAGTGACCAGTATTCATGTCAGAGGAATGGAAAGGGCAGCCCGCCAGGCAACCCGTCTT
It encodes:
- a CDS encoding sll1863 family stress response protein; the protein is MELHKEYKEKMSAQLKEWSAQVNLLEAKMDNFTADMKIMRAEEIQALRAKQHAVADKMKELSKASGEAWDQVRIAADKMWDDLKTGLTDAQSKFK
- a CDS encoding BON domain-containing protein — protein: MMQSKTTFIAISLLLAIGLSACDKPGPAEQAGKKMDQAASDTGKKVGETVDKLENKMTEQGAKSAQAFDDTEITAKVKAELLGEPGLKSLQISVDTVKGVVTLTGTVDSKANSDKAKARAMAIGGVRDVTNQLVVTSAK
- a CDS encoding DUF3309 family protein yields the protein MSLGTILLIVLVLLLIGAIPSWPHSRGWGYAPSGGIGLLLLILLVLLVLGKI